From Ailuropoda melanoleuca isolate Jingjing chromosome 8, ASM200744v2, whole genome shotgun sequence, a single genomic window includes:
- the PIGC gene encoding phosphatidylinositol N-acetylglucosaminyltransferase subunit C: MYAQPVTNMKEAKWQKVLYERQPFPDNYVDRRFLEELRKNIYARKYQYWAVVFESSVVVQQLCSVCVFVVIWWYMDEGLLAPQWLFGTGLASSLIGYVLFDLIDGGEGRKKSGRTRWADLKSALVFITFTYGFSPVLKTLTESVSTDTIYAMSVFMLLGHLIFFDYGANAAIVSSTLSLNMAIFASVCLASRLPRSLHAFIMVTFAIQIFALWPMLQKKLKACTPRSYMGVTLLFAFSALGGLLSISAVGAFLFALLLVSISCLCPFYLIRLQLFKENIHGPWDEAEIKEDLSRFLS; this comes from the coding sequence ATGTATGCCCAACCTGTAACTAACATGAAGGAGGCCAAGTGGCAGAAGGTCTTGTATGAGCGACAGCCCTTTCCTGATAACTACGTGGACCGGCGTTTCCTGGAAGAGCTCCGGAAGAACATCTACGCCCGGAAGTACCAGTACTGGGCTGTGGTATTTGAGTCCAGCGTGGTGGTACAGCAGCTGTGCAGTGTCTGTGTTTTTGTCGTTATCTGGTGGTATATGGATGAGGGTCTTCTGGCCCCCCAGTGGCTCTTTGGGACTGGCCTGGCTTCTTCACTGATTGGTTATGTTTTATTCGATCTCATTGATGGAGGTGAAGGACGGAAGAAGAGTGGGAGGACCCGGTGGGCTGACTTGAAGAGCGCCCTCGTTTTCATTACTTTCACATATGGCTTTTCGCCAGTGCTGAAGACCCTGACGGAGTCTGTCAGCACGGATACCATCTATGCCATGTCGGTCTTTATGCTCTTAGGCCACCTCATTTTCTTTGACTACGGTGCCAATGCTGCCATTGTATCCAGCACGCTGTCCTTGAACATGGCCATCTTTGCTTCTGTCTGCCTCGCGTCACGCCTGCCCCGGTCCCTGCATGCCTTCATCATGGTGACATTTGCCATCCAGATTTTTGCCCTGTGGCCCATGTTACAGAAGAAGCTGAAGGCCTGTACTCCCCGCAGCTACATGGGAGTCACACTGCTCTTTGCATTTTCAGCCTTGGGAGGCCTGCTGTCCATCAGTGCTGTGGGAGCCTTCCTTTTTGCCCTTCTGCTGGTTTCCATCTCTTGTCTCTGCCCTTTCTACCTCATTCGCCTGCagctatttaaagaaaacattcatgGGCCTTGGGATGAGGCCGAAATCAAAGAAGACTTGTCCAGGTTTCTCAGCTAA